A window of Gossypium raimondii isolate GPD5lz chromosome 7, ASM2569854v1, whole genome shotgun sequence genomic DNA:
CAGAAAGTAACCTAAATTTGGAATATTAACTAAACTTTCAAGAActattgaagaaaagaaaaaaatagatttaaaagtaattaatggTTCAATGAATCCCAATATCGAAATTAATAGTGATATACCGATAAAAAACGATGATGATGAATAAATGTTggtggaaaaaaataaaggaaagaaaaaaaaagagagaaaaaataaattttggaaacaaaaataaattggaCTTATTGCTTAGAGGCCCTTGGGTTGTTGGTCACAATGTGCCATGTGGCTCTTTTTTATTGGTCAACATATCACAACAGTAAAATTTTTCACACTGTTACTGTCAAGTACCATGTTTATAAACGAAATTAAAGTACAGgtatcaaaatgaataaattaaatgtgtaaataCCACAttgacaatttcattaaaataaaaagataaaacttgCCATTATCCCTTTTTTTTCGTTTATAATTTTTGGGCCCTAGGGGTCTAATCAATTAGTGGTTCCCACCTTCCTTTATTATTGGCTTAATGTATAAAAAAGAGTCCTAGTAAAATAATCATCGATTGAGCTTTTAATCgaatataaacaattaattgagtctttaatctaatataaacaatcaattaaattattgaaaaattaattttcttgtaAGCCCTTGATGCTATTTAATTTTGTCACTTGGCACGCTAGGTTTATGTGATACAAGTCTCAAGCGTCAATTACAGGCCTATGGATGTAATGAGCTTATACTATCCAAGACTCGATAACAAGGTTAAAGGCCAAGCAAATCAAACCAAGATTCGATCAAAGACAATATgtgaggatgaatctttttgaggaaaggagaatgatacatgcacggtatgggtgaaatttattaaagtcaATTCAACCAAACTGTTAATTTTCACGCTGAAAAGATTAGTCAACTTGCATTTATGGACTTAGATGTCTACATAACATTTGAAGAGCTATCTCTTATCTTCGAAATGCATTCTGAATCACTCGATTTCGAGTTCGAAAACTTAAGTTATGACTGTTTTAGTGAATACTGCACGAGCAGAATTTATGGATGGGATTATGACGAAAATTACAAGTTTcgagcttttaattcgagtttaaatcatattggattcgatttttaggcttaatttttattatatatgagtttaatattatattaatattattttataaaggtCTCTTTATTGTTCATTAACACACAATTGTGATTTTTTAGAAGtaattttcttattgattttcTTCAATGAGTTGTGGGAATCTTACTCTTCAATTTGTCAAGGATTATTTATTGGAGGATTAATTAGAaccattaattgaatttattgagACTTATATCTCAAAATGTTTAATTGGACATTTATCCTTCTTTTTAGGTTAGATCGtgataaaattgataattttccttaaaattgtttaaaaatataatattataaaatttgatgacttaatttttataattttaattacttttcttacttttaaacattttaagaaaatttatcaatttcatcaCATGACAATCAAGACACAACCCTCATGTGTCAGGAGGCGAAATTAATAGATGTCAGGGCTTGCACTAAAATTGGTTTTtcgaaaatttattttactggGCTCAATTGGATGATATTTTCTATTGAAGCTTCAATTTATTATTGACTTATTTTACACGGAAGCTTTTGATATATTAAGCCTTATTATTCAGTTTTCTTGCATTTTTGCAGTTTCTTACAGAAAAATAAATGGAGCTTTGGAACAAAAGCATGAAGACAACAGAGTTGGTTACTGTATTAAGCAGTTTTGCCTCTTGGTCTGTCGGATTAGAGAAACTCAACTACGCATCACATAAATCACTAGCATCTGTAGTTCTGTACAAGTTTCCacaaaaatatctaaattctgaagaaaaacataaaaagacaCCACCATTAAAGCAAATTACTTCACTGAACATCTACCCTTAGTAGTCCCCTCCCCGACACCGCCTCCACGGCCAAAATCCGGAATATGCCCACCTCGACAAACTGCTAAAATGAGTGTGCAGTACTATGAACTACAAGACAATGTATCAGAGAGCATAAGAAATGGATAATCGTGTTACCGACATGACATCTCAATAGTAAGAACCGTAGTAAGTCTGAGGAACAGTTGCAGCAGGTTGCTGAACTGGGGTTAGTGTCGTGGTGGCAGTTGGCTGAGGAAAGCTCTACAGAGAATCATGGCTAAGCGTTAGAGCTCCAAAGAAGAACAACAACTGAAACTTGAATGGTGATtatgaagaaaataagaaaatttatacCAACATTCCAAGAAAATTTGCTTCAAAACTTAGGTGCATGCTGCAGTGCATGTTACTACCCTCAACTAATTAAGTACGTCCAATGACAGACTTTATTATTACAAACGTCCACAGAATATGGCACTGCAAGTGCCATGAATCTTTCAAAAGCTTATAATTATTATCAAGAGGAGCCACATTTAAAATCCTTCAATCAAAAATGAGTAGAGGCAAGTGGGATGATATCAATATTTGATATTTCATTTAGGCTTTGCTTGGTAGAGTAGAAAGAAAATTacaaagatgagaaattgaggagtagaaaaatagaaagaaaacatatttttcCTTTCCATTCATTGCttcacaaaattgaaaaatgagaagaaagaaatgaaactttggaaaaatgcatgatttttaattctctcattttctctccttttATCATTCcaatttgaaatgatttgtttttatgCATTAAGATGAAAAATAGTCATCTCTCTAGTTTTCTTTCCTACCAAGCGAACTCAAGATTTACTTTCTTTTCACTTGCCCACTCACTCCTTCCATCCTTCTGTTTTTCCACTCAACCAAACACACCCTTAATGAAATTGGTCTTGTTGCATCAATGTGATAGTTGTCTCATTAGTTTTTGAAATTGCAGTTTGCCaaataaccataaaataaaTCAGAAGCAATTATCCAACTTTATACCTGAACAGGGTATGTAGCTAGATAAGCACCATAACCGGCACTTTGTGGAACTGATGTGGGTACTTGTTGAGTAGCATAATTGCTACCATAACTACTACAAGCACCATACGCTCCCTACAAGTAGAATAAAAATTATGGAACTGTCAAAAAAACATGACAAGGACTGCACGAAGCATAATATTACATGCTAGCATTTCAGCTAGTTTTCCCTTCAAAATATGCACCAAATCCAACATGgaatagaataaaataagaatactATCATAAAAAAAGCCATAGAACTGATATGCACATCCATGAGATCAAAACATACCCATAGGCTAAAATAAGTCATGAAAATAAGACAAGTATGTCCCTATATACAATTAAAAGTATCAAAAAGTTCAACCAACCTGTTGACCGTAGCCAGGGGTCCACGGTTGTGCCTGTGCCGGTGGCTGTGTAGTGGGTGGCCAAGTTTGAGGTTGCGCACCATAACCAGCTTGCCACTGGTTTTGTGCATTTGGATAGATACCAAGTAAAGACTGGCCAGGTGAAGGGGCACCTGAGTAGAATTTTGCCAGCTTTGTCTTATCTGAAGATGAAAAATCTTCAGCTCGACGTTTTCTTAATTCAGAAATGGGCCTACGGGGTAGAAAGAGCTTAGCATGCCGATCTTCAGCCCTTTTAATAGACTGCACGTCTCCAAAAAGACCCAAGAACTGCAAAATTATTTTCTACAATGAGCTACACGTAAAAGTtttcatacaaaattaaaacCCGTATTTTCGAAGTAAAACACCAAACTAAACAATCAGAACGCTGAATGCCAAACTTCAAACAGCATTTACAATCTTAAAATAAAGTCCTCAAAACAAACTCAAAAGGTTTCAAACTGCagataaattttgatagaaacACCTTCAAGCAAACTCAAGACAGTCTTAGAAAAAAAGGAGGTCAAACTTATGGTTATAAGCAATTTCTGTTTTCCATGCAAACTCAAACCTCCACTCACGTCCAATATGTCTTGGCCAAATACAAGCAACTCTTTTTACACAAATTATTACCTCCAAAAATATGCTAGATAGATCTTCCTTGTCTGCAGTACTGCCATCCAAACTCGGGGCCAAGAACTTGTCAACCAATGATTCTAAGTAATCAATCTGTCTTAGAGGTGgcaaaattgtttcaaaatgtATTAAGGcctatatataaaacaaaaataaaatcagaaaTCCCATTACAGAAGAGACTGTTCAAAAGATGTAATGGAACAGTGTCTACATGTGCGTATGCGAGTGTctgaaagagagagagagaacctCAAGGAATGGTTTAGATAGTTGGACATGGTCAAGTGCCCTAGTCAGAATTTCCCTAGCCTTCTCTGCATTTCCAGAAACCTACAAAGAAAATCAAGGGAACAAGAAAATAAAGGGCCATCAGCGAATGAATTTAGCGATGACAATAAACACTTGGAACTAATGGTAATCAGACAAAATGATgaacaaacaacaaaaaccTTGTTTCAATTCTGTCATAAAAATTCCCAATAACCATAACCATGGACCTAAGAACAGAGAAAAACTTCCTTAACTACAGTAGGGTGTACCAGGGGTgtgctttattttattctttaaagaactTAAGACACAAGTTCAGCCTCTGACAAGGAATCTAGGACAAAGTAAGAAAAATAGTCAGAGATAGGTATTTAGAGAAGCCATACGAAACAAGAGAAAACACAAATGCCTACATGGCAAAGGATACAGAGAAATGCTGGGATATGGCATAATGCTTATTTAAGCTGAGATTAATGGTATTTGAAACTAGAAAATAACTAGTATAATATTAACGAAGTACATATTTGGACATAGGTGGAGACAAAAAATCATGgataatattaatattgacCCCTGAAATCAAAGAAAATTCCCATTTTCATTCACATGAATCACAcattaaaagaacaaaacaaattaGGCCCACCTACCAAGAATGAAAATCTAGAGTACTGTGCATACAACATTGGTAACGTTTGAGAAtgctcttttcctttttcaatagCAATGGCTTGCTCATATAAAGAGAAGGCATCATCAAGTTTCCCCTGCACAATCAAGATAAACAACCCATTTGAAACAGGCAACCAGATTTACCACAACTGAGACCAGATAGGCAGGCTAGCATGATCTCACCAGACGGCTTTCCATATTTGCATGCTTAATAATTGCCTCAAGAAAACCAGGTGAAATTTCACTGTGAACAAGTTGATATGCAGCTCGAGCACCAGGTATGTCCCCATGCTGTTCCTTGAATCGAGCATCAAAAAGATGGATCTCCGGTTGCCTCTGTCAAATATTGGtaacaaagaaaaaaactagTAGATTCAAACACTGTAAAATATTGGAACAACATTAAGTCTACACAAGAACACCCACCAACCATACTTCTTTAGCATATCAATGCTAAAAGTTTAAACAAGTATAATAGAGTGAAGACCATACCGGCTATGCATAATAAGAAAACTAACTCACAAGCCAAAGAGTTTCCTTAAACTGAGAAAAGAAAACAACCATCAAAGGAAAGACAAAGTGTTGATTCTTTAATCAACCCAGTCAGGGCATGGAAATAGGAGGTGAATGAATATGTGCGAAGGCAAATTTCTAGCAAACAGCTTTCTCATGACAACTGGTTACATAATTTCCTTAAGTGGAGCATCTTTAATCAAGTTATGCAATGATTTTCTATCCGttaataacaagaaaatttatCCCACCCACAGCTAGTGGAATTTTTAGACTCCATAAGCATTGTTTGCAGGGTGGCACATACCTCTTAGGgtccaataaagaaaataataataattaaaaaacataagtGGAACATGTGACAACCTCTTAACCCACTTGTGAAGTTAAAAAGTTTCCACTTCCAGGTGCATCAAAGAAGAACTCTAATAACAATATGTTAGAAGTTACAGCTGAAATGGACTGAAAACCATACTGCTCCCTCTATTCCACTAGTCGCCTAAGTTTTTTAGGTCAAATTTTGTCGGCTTTGAATTCATTTATTTGGAAGTTGTTAGTgcttaaaatatgcaaaaacaaacccaaaaaGGCTTTAAAAGATTTGATTctgaacattttatttttcaaaatttttaatttaaaatatttaaataacaacaGATGTCAAAGTTGAGAGGGTTTAACACTGGCATCAAAACCAAAAACAGATCATGTGAAAGGGAGATAAAATTCATCCCAAAAGTATTTTTCATCCTTCCCAAATTGTCACTTCATACCTTGACAAAGACTCGCGTAGCACGCGCAAGTGCATTATCAGCAAGATCCATTCTTCCGCTGGCTTCCATACATAAAACATATCGTATCCAGTATTCAGGATAATTGGCACAGGCTATTAGGCACCTTTCATATAATTTGACCACCTAATTCacaaatgaaatgcaaaaaCTGAGAAGACATTCCAGTGCAACATTACACACAGGATGATATAAAGCACAATGAGAAATTCATAAAAGTACTCCAGAGTTGAAACAGAGAGGCCCCACAAATAAGATGGGACCCTCCTAGATGAAAGATAAATGATTAGGAAGACAAGAACAGACCTGCAGGCATAACATTGGaactttaaaaagtataaaatgaattcaCTATTCAACATATTACAAACCTAAGATGTCCACTGACAAATAAGGGTTTGATGCACTTAGCCTCAA
This region includes:
- the LOC105766079 gene encoding pre-mRNA-processing factor 39-1 isoform X3, which translates into the protein MHQEWSCLAVIYTRILENPNHQLDRYFNSFKELAGSRPLSELTTAEEAAAYVSGIASEADGEVLEGEVRPDAAEQTPKPVSAGSTEAVELEKYVAIREELYKKAKEFDSKILGFETAIRRPYFHVRPLNVSELENWHNYLDFIEREGDVNKVVKLYERCLIACANYPEYWIRYVLCMEASGRMDLADNALARATRVFVKRQPEIHLFDARFKEQHGDIPGARAAYQLVHSEISPGFLEAIIKHANMESRLGKLDDAFSLYEQAIAIEKGKEHSQTLPMLYAQYSRFSFLVSGNAEKAREILTRALDHVQLSKPFLEALIHFETILPPLRQIDYLESLVDKFLAPSLDGSTADKEDLSSIFLEFLGLFGDVQSIKRAEDRHAKLFLPRRPISELRKRRAEDFSSSDKTKLAKFYSGAPSPGQSLLGIYPNAQNQWQAGYGAQPQTWPPTTQPPAQAQPWTPGYGQQGAYGACSSYGSNYATQQVPTSVPQSAGYGAYLATYPVQSFPQPTATTTLTPVQQPAATVPQTYYGSYY